Proteins co-encoded in one Centropristis striata isolate RG_2023a ecotype Rhode Island chromosome 24, C.striata_1.0, whole genome shotgun sequence genomic window:
- the LOC131962968 gene encoding cytochrome P450 4F3, protein MMSLLQGVLLQVLSWTGLCQLLFVGLGAVVTLWTGRLLARHTWYTYRLSCFSKPPTHSWLLGHLGQMQSTEEGLQQADDLIQKYKHSCSWFLGPFYHLVRLFHPDYVKPLLMASASITMKDELIYGHLRPWLGQSLLLSNGEVWSRRRRLLTPAFHFDILKNYVVKFNTTTNTMHDKWRHLVAKGTTNLEMFDHVILMTLDALLKCAFSYNSNCQRSSSYFVSAIEELSDLLIDRRFRILHHWDWFYWRTEQGKRFKKALSIVNGFTREVIEKRRALISQQKETAPQRKKDFVDIILLSKDEDGQGLTDEDIQAEANTFMFAGHDTTASAICWILHNLARHDHFQEQCRQEVTELMQGREEQKIEWEDLSNLPFTTMCIRESLRLHSPLQAVTRTYTQDMPLPGGRTLPKGAISLVSIYGTHHNPAVWTNPHEFNPLRFDPTNTEERSSHAFIPFSSGPRNCIGQRFAMAELRVVVALTLLRFRLTPGVHPELGPGIVRRLPQLAMHAEGGLWLQLEPLSPNNLEEGKRQEE, encoded by the exons ATGATGTCTCTCCTTCAGGGTGTCCTCTTGCAGGTCCTCAGCTGGACGGGTCTCTGTCAGCTCCTGTTTGTAGGACTGGGAGCTGTGGTCACACTTTGGACAGGGAGGCTGTTGGCACGACACACCTGGTACACATACAGGCTGTCCTGCTTCAGCAAGCCACCTACACACTCCTGGCTGTTAGGACACCTGGGTcag ATGCAGAGCACAGAAGAAGGTTTGCAGCAGGCGGATGACTTGATCCAGAAATACAAACACTCTTGCAGCTGGTTCCTCGGCCCTTTCTATCACCTGGTCAGACTCTTCCACCCTGACTACGTCAAACCTCTGCTGATGGCTTCTG CCAGCATTACAATGAAAGATGAGCTCATCTATGGCCATCTGCGTCCATGGCTGG GACAGAGCCTGTTGCTAAGCAACGGGGAGGTGTGGTCTCGCAGGAGGCGGCTGCTGACTCCAGCTTTTCATTTTGATATTCTGAAGAACTATGTCGTCAAGTTCAACACCACAACTAACACCATGCAT gataaGTGGCGCCACCTGGTGGCAAAAGGCACGACTAATCTGGAGATGTTTGACCACGTCATACTGATGACACTGGACGCTTTACTGAAATGTGCTTTCAGCTACAACAGCAACTGTCAGag ATCTTCCAGTTATTTCGTGTCCGCCATAGAGGAGCTGAGTGATCTGCTGATAGATCGTCGCTTTAGGATTTTACACCACTGGGACTGGTTTTACTGGAGAACAGAGCAGGGAAAACGATTCAAAAAGGCCTTGAGTATTGTGAACGG GTTTACCAGGGAGGTGATTGAGAAGCGCCGAGCCCTGATCAGCCAGCAGAAGGAGACAGCACCACAGAGGAAGAAAGATTTTGTGGACATCATACTGCTGTCAAAG GATGAGGATGGACAAGGCCTAACAGACGAGGACATCCAGGCCGAGGCCAACACCTTCATGTTTGCAG GTCATGACACGACAGCCAGTGCGATTTGTTGGATACTGCATAATTTAGCACGCCACGACCACTTTCAGGAGCAGTGCAGGCAGGAGGTGACGGAGCTGATGCAAGGACGAGAGGAGCAGAAGATAGAGtg GGAGGATCTGTCCAACCTTCCCTTCACCACCATGTGCATCAGAGAGTCTCTGCGGCTGCACTCTCCCCTGCAGGCTGTGACCAGGACGTACACCCAGGACATGCCGCTGCCTGGGGGCCGCACGCTGCCAAAGG GTGCCATCTCTTTGGTCAGTATTTATGGGACACACCACAACCCTGCTGTTTGGACAAACCCACAT GAGTTCAATCCTCTGCGTTTTGACCCAACAAACACTGAGGAACGGTCTTCTCATGCCTTCATCCCTTTCTCCTCAGGCCCCAG GAACTGTATTGGTCAGAGATTTGCCATGGCAGAGCTTCGAGTCGTCGTGGCGTTGACCCTGCTCAGGTTTCGACTGACCCCGGGGGTGCACCCTGAACTCGGGCCCGGGATAGTTCGTCGTCTCCCCCAGCTGGCCATGCATGCAGAGGGAGGTTTGTGGCTGCAGCTGGAGCCTCTGAGCCCAAACAACCTGGAAGAAGGGAAAAGACAGGAGGAATGA